Proteins from a genomic interval of Pseudodesulfovibrio nedwellii:
- a CDS encoding ABC transporter ATP-binding protein: MLEAKNITKTFHSEGLDTYALTGVDLAVESGEFVSIVGRSGSGKTTFLNVLSTLLLPDSGEILYKGEDVTSMTASRLNELRQKDFAVVFQFHYLLPYLSALENVLLPYMKGVAPVSKEARLRAEQCLERVGLADKGAKLPGHLSGGEQQRVAIARALVKESSVLFADEPTGNLDKGTGESIMNLLADLKNEGLSIVMVTHDNEYAAMADRLVSMADGKVV, encoded by the coding sequence ATGCTTGAAGCAAAGAATATTACCAAGACATTCCATAGCGAGGGTCTTGATACATATGCGTTGACTGGTGTTGATCTGGCGGTGGAATCTGGCGAGTTTGTGTCCATTGTAGGCCGGTCAGGTTCTGGCAAGACGACTTTTCTCAATGTTCTGTCAACGCTCCTGCTCCCGGATTCTGGCGAAATTCTCTACAAAGGCGAGGACGTGACCTCCATGACCGCGTCGCGTCTGAATGAATTGCGACAGAAGGATTTTGCTGTTGTTTTTCAGTTCCATTATTTGCTCCCATATCTTTCTGCGCTGGAGAATGTTCTGCTTCCTTATATGAAAGGGGTCGCGCCGGTTTCCAAAGAGGCCCGCCTGCGCGCTGAACAATGCCTCGAACGTGTGGGGCTGGCTGACAAGGGAGCAAAATTGCCAGGACATCTTTCCGGCGGTGAACAGCAACGAGTGGCCATTGCTCGTGCTTTGGTGAAGGAATCATCTGTGCTTTTTGCGGATGAACCCACAGGTAATCTGGATAAAGGAACGGGTGAATCGATTATGAATCTTTTGGCCGATTTAAAAAATGAAGGGCTGTCCATCGTTATGGTGACACATGACAACGAATATGCAGCCATGGCGGATCGGTTGGTGTCCATGGCGGATGGTAAGGTCGTTTAG
- a CDS encoding ABC transporter permease → MNILTIPFRNTRRKWVKTLLLLVVFTLGVTSIVSLNSVSSVVGESLEKKLTAYGANILIMPKSEKLTVSYGGFSMGDMVLGANDLSESKVVNMVGGIELKERIAVVAPKLVSMASVGDTVVGVVGVRWDKEQVLKGYWAVNGEFPATESGVVVGAKAASSLGVSPGSSLTLNEIPVTVSGVLMPTGSDDDSVVFASMSFAQSHFGKMDRVNFVEVAALCAGCPIEDIVAQIQAALPGTDIQALQSIVKQRMYSVNFVKQLILTVSLIILFIACCMVGVTMLSSVNERIKEIGLMRSLGFGRASLFSIFCFEAMLIGFAAGIMGYIGGYALSLKILSMLDMAQGASPVFNVGHMALTGLLIVIVSVLSAFFPAWKASAVEPSEALIAL, encoded by the coding sequence ATGAACATTCTGACAATACCGTTCAGAAATACTCGGCGGAAGTGGGTCAAAACACTGCTTCTGCTGGTCGTGTTCACCCTTGGGGTGACATCCATAGTGTCGTTGAATTCCGTATCCAGCGTTGTGGGCGAGTCCTTGGAAAAGAAGCTTACCGCGTATGGGGCCAATATTTTGATTATGCCTAAAAGTGAGAAGCTGACCGTCAGTTACGGCGGCTTTTCCATGGGTGACATGGTCCTGGGTGCCAATGACCTGAGCGAATCCAAAGTGGTGAATATGGTCGGGGGCATCGAGCTCAAGGAGCGGATTGCTGTGGTTGCGCCAAAGCTCGTTTCCATGGCCTCGGTTGGCGATACCGTTGTGGGAGTCGTGGGCGTGCGTTGGGACAAGGAACAGGTACTCAAGGGCTACTGGGCTGTGAATGGCGAGTTTCCTGCGACGGAGAGCGGTGTCGTTGTCGGAGCGAAAGCCGCTTCTTCCCTTGGCGTGTCGCCGGGGTCGAGTCTGACATTGAATGAAATTCCGGTCACGGTTTCCGGCGTTCTTATGCCTACGGGCAGCGACGACGATTCCGTGGTGTTCGCGTCCATGAGCTTTGCGCAATCTCATTTCGGAAAGATGGATCGTGTGAATTTTGTGGAAGTTGCCGCCCTATGCGCGGGATGTCCTATTGAAGACATTGTGGCACAGATTCAGGCCGCACTTCCCGGCACGGACATTCAGGCATTACAATCCATCGTCAAACAGCGCATGTATTCGGTCAATTTCGTCAAGCAACTGATTTTGACCGTCAGTCTGATTATTCTGTTTATTGCCTGCTGTATGGTTGGCGTGACTATGCTTTCTTCTGTCAACGAGCGGATCAAGGAAATCGGCCTCATGCGGTCATTGGGATTCGGGCGTGCATCCCTTTTTTCCATATTCTGTTTTGAAGCCATGCTTATCGGTTTTGCTGCGGGTATCATGGGATATATCGGTGGGTATGCGTTGAGTCTCAAGATTTTGAGTATGCTCGATATGGCGCAGGGGGCATCACCCGTCTTTAATGTCGGGCACATGGCTCTGACCGGTCTGCTGATTGTGATCGTATCTGTCCTGTCTGCTTTTTTTCCGGCATGGAAAGCTTCGGCAGTCGAGCCGTCTGAAGCGCTTATCGCCTTGTAG
- a CDS encoding DUF2318 domain-containing protein, with product MKIVKYIAVLVMLFVMAWAVESKAFFGFGKYKSVAAENGVVTIPVADVSDGEAHYFSFDQGKEVKFFLLKSSDGVIRAAFDACDVCYLEKKGYSQDGEFMVCNNCGMRFHSSRINEVQGGCNPSPLTRTYDADNVTIQASDIAAGSGYF from the coding sequence TTGAAAATAGTAAAATATATAGCTGTATTGGTAATGCTGTTTGTCATGGCTTGGGCTGTGGAAAGCAAGGCGTTTTTTGGATTTGGTAAATATAAGAGTGTGGCTGCGGAGAATGGTGTTGTCACCATTCCAGTCGCGGATGTTTCCGATGGAGAGGCTCATTATTTTTCGTTTGATCAAGGAAAAGAAGTAAAGTTTTTTTTGCTTAAGAGTTCAGATGGGGTGATCCGTGCGGCTTTTGATGCTTGTGATGTCTGTTATCTTGAAAAGAAAGGGTATTCGCAGGATGGCGAGTTCATGGTTTGCAACAATTGCGGTATGCGTTTTCATTCCTCGCGTATCAACGAAGTTCAGGGTGGGTGCAACCCTTCGCCTTTGACTCGTACCTATGATGCAGACAATGTTACCATTCAGGCGAGTGATATTGCGGCTGGAAGCGGGTACTTCTAG
- a CDS encoding FmdE family protein: protein MNIGEYTFEDFKKKAKQFHGYPAPGLLIGGYMVEAAKARIPEGTLYEAMVETGKCLPDAVQMQTPCSTGNNWMKITLLGRYAVSLYDKFTGEGVRVAVDQKKLDKWPEIRGWFMKEKPKAEQDTDKLFSEIEQAGDTICSIQPITIAKKYIGHGHMSTIDVCPVCGEAYPGSDGSICRGCQGEAPYETMGDATCIDEAPDLHAVPVEEAVGKKAAHDMTGIVPGESKGPITKAGETLDIGDVCRLQRIGKYNVYLEENLPGDEWVHENDAVKAFAKRMAGKGITYDANPEEGKINFFAEEPGMLSIDLDALSRFNLSPDVMLATRHDGSVMPKGKGVGGTRAIPLYIARDRFSRALTALGEGPVLEVHPLKAAKVGILVTGTEVFQGLIEDKFIPIISSKVIKLGCEVVKTAIAPDEREAITAAATGMLDAGCNLIITTAGMSVDPDDVTRAGLVDAGLKNDLYGVPVLPGTMSLVGKLRNASIMGVPACALFYQTTAFDILLPRVLSGQAITRKDLARLGEGGFCMGCKTCSFPKCPFGK from the coding sequence ATGAATATCGGTGAATACACCTTTGAAGATTTCAAGAAAAAAGCCAAACAATTTCACGGTTACCCGGCTCCGGGACTGCTTATTGGTGGGTACATGGTCGAGGCTGCCAAAGCGCGTATCCCTGAGGGAACATTGTATGAAGCCATGGTTGAAACCGGCAAATGTCTCCCTGACGCTGTGCAGATGCAGACTCCATGCAGTACCGGAAACAATTGGATGAAGATTACGTTGCTTGGTCGGTATGCTGTGTCTCTGTATGACAAGTTTACCGGTGAGGGTGTGCGCGTCGCCGTTGATCAGAAAAAGCTCGACAAATGGCCGGAGATTCGTGGCTGGTTCATGAAAGAAAAGCCCAAGGCCGAACAGGATACAGACAAGCTTTTTTCCGAAATTGAGCAGGCAGGCGACACTATCTGTTCCATTCAGCCTATTACTATCGCTAAGAAATATATTGGGCATGGTCACATGTCGACCATTGACGTCTGTCCGGTCTGTGGCGAAGCCTACCCCGGTTCTGATGGTTCCATCTGTCGTGGTTGCCAGGGCGAAGCCCCGTACGAGACTATGGGAGACGCCACCTGTATCGACGAAGCGCCTGATCTGCATGCTGTCCCTGTGGAAGAAGCTGTGGGTAAGAAAGCCGCTCACGATATGACCGGAATTGTGCCGGGTGAGTCCAAGGGACCGATCACCAAAGCCGGAGAGACTCTGGATATAGGTGATGTCTGTCGTCTCCAACGCATTGGCAAGTACAACGTTTATCTCGAAGAGAACCTGCCCGGAGACGAATGGGTTCATGAGAACGACGCGGTCAAGGCTTTTGCCAAACGTATGGCCGGAAAGGGCATTACGTATGATGCAAACCCGGAAGAAGGGAAGATTAATTTCTTTGCCGAAGAGCCCGGCATGCTGTCCATCGATTTAGACGCGCTTTCTCGCTTTAACCTTTCGCCAGACGTCATGCTTGCTACTCGCCACGACGGGTCGGTCATGCCCAAGGGCAAGGGCGTGGGCGGCACTCGTGCCATCCCGTTGTACATTGCCCGTGATAGGTTTAGCCGTGCCCTGACTGCTTTGGGTGAAGGTCCTGTGCTTGAGGTTCACCCTCTCAAGGCCGCCAAGGTTGGCATTTTGGTGACTGGCACCGAGGTTTTTCAGGGATTGATTGAAGATAAGTTTATTCCGATCATTTCTTCCAAGGTCATCAAGCTTGGTTGCGAAGTGGTTAAAACAGCCATCGCGCCTGATGAGCGAGAGGCCATTACTGCGGCTGCAACGGGGATGCTGGATGCCGGGTGTAATCTTATCATAACCACCGCAGGCATGTCTGTAGACCCGGATGATGTTACCCGCGCCGGTCTTGTTGATGCGGGCTTGAAAAATGACCTCTACGGTGTTCCAGTCCTGCCCGGCACCATGTCGCTGGTTGGCAAGTTGCGGAACGCTTCCATTATGGGTGTCCCGGCTTGTGCGCTGTTTTATCAGACCACGGCTTTTGATATCCTGTTGCCGCGAGTCCTTTCAGGACAGGCGATTACAAGAAAAGATCTTGCCCGACTTGGTGAAGGTGGTTTCTGCATGGGATGCAAGACCTGTTCATTCCCCAAGTGTCCGTTTGGTAAATAG
- a CDS encoding VOC family protein, with the protein MNNFMRCASLTLTLLLLTGLTACSTKVIVPPVTMDAAKLQLNGKFVWFDLFTTDMTTAQNFYDRVFDWDFERANEGNAQVKNIMHQGQFVGNMIGRNSTSGDSQWLSYMSVADTDHAFDAALSAGATGYTPPKEMPNRGRIAVVIDPQKAPVALLHSPVGDPPDAKPRANGWIGAELWTNEVDEAVAFYTRLGGYTSEDVAVHDKVQYKLLLTDDRPRAGVVSIPWKDVDPQWVPYVAVENIKATVELIRANGGRILIEPQMDVRSGRVALFADPTGAVLGIQEMEPEED; encoded by the coding sequence ATGAACAACTTTATGCGTTGCGCATCACTCACTTTGACACTGCTATTGTTAACCGGACTGACCGCGTGTTCAACCAAGGTGATTGTTCCGCCAGTCACCATGGATGCCGCAAAGTTGCAACTGAACGGAAAGTTCGTGTGGTTTGATTTGTTCACCACAGATATGACTACCGCGCAGAATTTTTATGATCGCGTCTTTGATTGGGATTTTGAACGGGCCAATGAAGGCAACGCGCAAGTGAAGAACATCATGCATCAAGGGCAGTTTGTCGGGAATATGATAGGGCGTAATTCAACGTCTGGTGATTCTCAATGGCTTTCTTATATGTCTGTGGCGGATACAGATCATGCCTTTGATGCTGCTTTGAGTGCGGGAGCGACCGGCTATACACCGCCCAAGGAGATGCCGAACAGAGGCCGCATAGCGGTGGTTATTGACCCTCAGAAAGCTCCTGTTGCTTTGCTACATTCTCCTGTTGGTGATCCGCCGGATGCAAAACCTCGTGCTAACGGCTGGATTGGGGCAGAGCTGTGGACGAATGAGGTGGATGAAGCTGTCGCGTTTTATACTCGACTTGGTGGATATACCTCTGAAGATGTCGCGGTCCATGACAAGGTACAATATAAACTGTTGTTGACGGACGATCGGCCTCGGGCTGGCGTGGTTTCAATTCCGTGGAAAGATGTTGATCCCCAGTGGGTCCCCTATGTGGCGGTCGAAAATATCAAGGCCACTGTGGAATTGATTCGGGCTAATGGTGGGCGTATTCTAATTGAACCGCAGATGGATGTGAGGTCCGGGCGGGTGGCCCTCTTTGCTGACCCGACAGGTGCCGTTCTCGGTATTCAGGAAATGGAGCCGGAGGAGGATTGA
- the dsrP gene encoding sulfate reduction electron transfer complex DsrMKJOP subunit DsrP, which translates to MLELALKGSKRYYAWVAFLLVLIGIGALAYLNQLMVGLKTTGMSRDVSWGFYISQLTYLVGLAASGVMIVLPNYFHGYKANKHMVIFGEFMAIAACIMCLLFVVVDIGQPSRMMNMFLHPSPNSVLFWDAMVINGYLFLNLFVGWTCLTADRANLSHPKWLKPFIYISIIWAFSIHTVTAFLYQGLPGRHYWLTAILAARFLASAFCAGPAILTLVMLVTERVTTFKMPKNALKTLVKIIAYAMCVNMFFFALEVFTAFYSNMPGHMHPLVYLFAGAHGHHELVGLMWTFIGFAAISITLLVTPKFRNNMKLLPWTLVILVIATWLDKGLGLLIGGFNPTPFDTITPYWPTGKELLVSMMIYAIGALIVTILFKVATEVKQEMGHSQALPCGCSTEDACNCTSAEEETPAEA; encoded by the coding sequence ATGCTCGAATTAGCTCTCAAAGGCTCCAAAAGATACTATGCCTGGGTTGCGTTCCTCCTGGTGCTGATTGGAATCGGTGCCTTGGCATATCTCAATCAGCTGATGGTCGGTCTGAAAACTACCGGCATGAGTCGTGATGTGTCCTGGGGATTTTACATCTCCCAGCTCACCTATCTCGTTGGTTTGGCCGCTTCCGGTGTCATGATCGTGCTGCCAAACTACTTCCATGGCTACAAGGCCAATAAGCACATGGTCATCTTCGGTGAGTTCATGGCGATCGCGGCCTGTATAATGTGCCTTCTGTTCGTCGTTGTCGACATCGGTCAGCCGAGCCGTATGATGAACATGTTCCTCCACCCCTCTCCGAACTCTGTACTGTTCTGGGATGCGATGGTCATTAATGGCTATCTGTTCCTGAACCTGTTCGTGGGTTGGACTTGCCTGACTGCCGACCGTGCGAATCTGTCGCACCCGAAGTGGCTCAAGCCGTTCATCTACATATCCATTATATGGGCTTTCTCGATCCATACCGTGACCGCGTTCCTGTATCAGGGGCTGCCCGGCCGCCACTATTGGCTTACCGCCATTCTGGCTGCCCGCTTCCTTGCTTCTGCGTTCTGCGCCGGTCCTGCGATTTTGACGCTCGTAATGTTGGTCACCGAGAGGGTAACCACTTTCAAGATGCCCAAGAACGCTTTGAAGACTTTGGTCAAGATCATTGCTTACGCCATGTGCGTGAACATGTTCTTCTTTGCCCTTGAAGTCTTCACCGCCTTCTATTCCAATATGCCCGGCCACATGCATCCGCTGGTTTACCTGTTTGCAGGTGCCCACGGCCATCATGAACTGGTCGGCCTCATGTGGACCTTCATTGGCTTCGCAGCCATCTCAATCACCCTGTTGGTGACGCCGAAGTTCCGTAATAACATGAAGCTTCTGCCTTGGACTCTCGTCATCCTCGTGATCGCTACTTGGCTTGACAAGGGGCTTGGTCTGCTGATCGGTGGTTTCAATCCGACTCCGTTTGATACCATCACTCCCTACTGGCCTACCGGTAAAGAGTTACTGGTCTCCATGATGATTTATGCCATTGGTGCTCTCATCGTGACGATCCTCTTTAAGGTTGCCACTGAAGTGAAACAAGAAATGGGACATTCCCAAGCCTTGCCTTGCGGTTGTTCTACCGAGGACGCGTGCAATTGCACTTCGGCCGAGGAAGAAACCCCTGCTGAGGCGTAA
- the dsrO gene encoding sulfate reduction electron transfer complex DsrMKJOP subunit DsrO, which produces MNKNRRTFVKLAGLAAAGLALAPKAMASSGGHSPVKANADAVHAKHWGMVIDTTKLHTEEDIAKLAEICHSIHNVPSIANKQEVKWLWSDTYAHTFPEQENPHLAEEIHHRAFPLLCNHCEEPSCVRVCPTKATFRRPDGIVAMDYHRCIGCRYCMAACPFGSRSFNWGEPRENLDLAKLNPEFPTRMRGVVEKCNFCVERLAVGKQPACVEASEGAIIFGDLNDPDSDVRKVLRERFTIRRKPTVGTEPSVYYII; this is translated from the coding sequence ATGAATAAAAACAGAAGAACCTTCGTTAAGCTTGCCGGTCTTGCTGCGGCTGGTCTGGCCTTGGCTCCCAAAGCCATGGCATCCAGCGGTGGACATTCTCCGGTCAAGGCAAATGCCGATGCTGTCCATGCCAAACATTGGGGCATGGTCATCGACACCACCAAGCTGCACACTGAGGAAGATATCGCCAAGCTGGCGGAAATCTGCCACTCCATCCACAACGTTCCAAGCATTGCGAACAAACAGGAAGTGAAATGGCTGTGGTCTGATACATATGCTCACACTTTCCCGGAACAGGAAAATCCGCATCTGGCTGAAGAGATTCACCACCGCGCGTTTCCGTTGTTGTGCAACCATTGTGAAGAGCCGTCTTGTGTGCGCGTCTGCCCGACGAAGGCAACCTTTAGGCGTCCTGACGGCATTGTCGCCATGGATTACCACCGCTGTATCGGCTGTCGGTATTGTATGGCTGCATGCCCCTTCGGCTCCCGTTCATTCAACTGGGGCGAACCCCGTGAAAACCTCGATTTGGCAAAGTTGAACCCTGAGTTCCCCACCCGCATGCGCGGCGTCGTCGAGAAGTGCAACTTCTGTGTCGAACGTCTGGCCGTGGGCAAGCAGCCCGCCTGCGTGGAAGCCTCCGAGGGCGCCATCATTTTCGGTGATCTCAATGATCCCGATTCCGATGTTCGCAAGGTCCTTCGCGAGCGGTTCACCATTCGTCGTAAACCCACTGTCGGCACCGAGCCCAGTGTTTACTACATCATATAG
- the dsrJ gene encoding sulfate reduction electron transfer complex DsrMKJOP subunit DsrJ → MQNGFPIIVGLLIFFGLLCAPFAIGKVVTKEYKQPELKLPAGEKECIESKEFMREKHMQLLNDWRDWALRDGKRIYTNHKGKEFTISLQNTCMKCHTNKAEFCDKCHTDAGVSPYCWDCHIQPEGLK, encoded by the coding sequence ATGCAGAATGGTTTCCCCATCATCGTCGGCCTGCTCATCTTCTTTGGTTTGCTTTGCGCTCCGTTTGCGATCGGCAAAGTCGTGACCAAGGAATACAAGCAGCCTGAGCTCAAACTCCCCGCAGGCGAAAAGGAATGCATCGAGTCCAAGGAGTTCATGCGCGAAAAGCACATGCAGCTTCTCAACGACTGGCGCGACTGGGCCCTGCGTGACGGCAAGCGGATCTATACGAACCACAAGGGCAAAGAGTTTACCATCTCTTTGCAGAACACTTGCATGAAGTGCCATACGAACAAGGCCGAGTTCTGCGACAAGTGTCATACCGATGCCGGTGTTTCTCCCTACTGCTGGGATTGCCACATTCAGCCGGAGGGTTTGAAATAA
- the dsrK gene encoding sulfate reduction electron transfer complex DsrMKJOP subunit DsrK: MSDIPKADELFKSIDYNPPATGWMETPVDFSPGHWCYPAKPEKMEYMESKLPGLWGPARQWNPGEADWKLPSNWKEIVVNGFRERLKKFRSLQVFMDICVRCGACADKCHFFIGSGDPKNMPVLRAELMRSVYRGEFTVAGKILSKLTGSRVMEEDVLKEWFIYFYQCTQCRRCSLYCPYGIDTAEMTMMARELMHLVGLNINWIMEPVSNCNITGNHLGIQPHAFKDIVDFMVDDIEEVTGKRVKAPLNEKGHEILFITPSGDVFADPGIYTFMGYLMLFDEIGLDYTMSTYASEGGNFGSFTNNETMKKLNAKMYAEAERLGCKWILGGECGHMWRVVHQYMDTMTGDTQHAGMTTPKSPITGTVFETSAATKMLHITEFTADLMKHNKLKLDPSRNDHLRVTFHDSCNPARGMGLLEEPRYVIKHVVNNYFEMPVGTTREQTFCCAGGSGLNTDEIMEIRLRGGLPRGNALRYVQEKHGVNTMACICAIDRATLIPLADYWAPGVTIAGVHELVANALVMEGESERKMDLRQEYLPGFEDEEDDWTPPNMEDA, from the coding sequence ATGTCCGACATCCCAAAAGCAGATGAGCTCTTCAAGAGCATAGATTACAATCCACCGGCCACTGGCTGGATGGAAACCCCGGTGGATTTCTCACCGGGTCACTGGTGTTACCCCGCCAAGCCCGAGAAGATGGAGTATATGGAATCCAAGCTTCCCGGTCTCTGGGGTCCTGCCCGCCAATGGAATCCGGGTGAAGCTGATTGGAAACTACCTTCCAACTGGAAGGAAATTGTGGTCAACGGCTTCCGTGAAAGACTGAAAAAGTTCCGTAGCTTGCAGGTGTTCATGGATATCTGCGTGCGTTGCGGTGCTTGCGCTGACAAATGTCACTTCTTTATTGGCTCCGGCGATCCCAAGAATATGCCTGTTCTTCGTGCCGAGTTGATGCGCTCCGTCTACCGTGGTGAATTCACCGTGGCAGGCAAGATCCTGAGCAAGCTCACCGGATCCCGCGTCATGGAAGAGGATGTCCTGAAAGAATGGTTTATCTATTTCTATCAGTGCACCCAGTGCCGTCGTTGCTCCCTCTACTGTCCCTATGGCATTGATACCGCGGAAATGACCATGATGGCCCGCGAATTGATGCATCTGGTTGGTTTGAATATCAACTGGATTATGGAGCCAGTCTCAAATTGTAATATCACCGGTAACCATCTTGGTATTCAGCCCCACGCCTTCAAGGATATCGTGGACTTCATGGTTGACGATATCGAAGAAGTCACCGGTAAGCGCGTCAAGGCCCCGCTGAACGAAAAGGGCCACGAGATTCTGTTCATCACCCCGTCCGGCGACGTGTTCGCGGACCCCGGTATCTATACCTTCATGGGATATTTGATGCTGTTTGATGAAATCGGTCTCGATTACACCATGTCCACCTACGCATCTGAGGGCGGTAACTTCGGTTCGTTTACCAATAACGAAACCATGAAGAAGCTCAACGCCAAGATGTACGCCGAAGCCGAACGCCTTGGTTGTAAGTGGATTCTTGGCGGCGAATGTGGCCATATGTGGCGTGTTGTTCATCAGTACATGGATACCATGACCGGTGATACTCAGCATGCTGGCATGACCACTCCGAAGTCCCCGATCACCGGCACGGTGTTTGAGACTTCTGCAGCCACCAAAATGTTGCATATCACTGAATTCACGGCTGACTTGATGAAGCACAATAAGCTGAAACTTGATCCCAGCCGTAACGATCACTTGCGTGTCACCTTCCATGATTCCTGCAACCCTGCACGGGGAATGGGTCTTTTGGAAGAACCTCGCTACGTTATCAAGCACGTGGTCAATAATTACTTCGAGATGCCTGTCGGTACCACTCGCGAGCAGACTTTCTGCTGCGCTGGCGGTTCCGGTCTGAATACCGATGAGATTATGGAAATCCGCCTGCGCGGTGGTCTGCCTCGCGGTAACGCTCTCAGATATGTGCAGGAAAAACATGGTGTCAACACCATGGCCTGCATTTGCGCCATTGACCGCGCTACCCTGATCCCGCTGGCCGACTACTGGGCACCCGGTGTGACTATCGCTGGTGTTCACGAACTGGTCGCCAACGCATTGGTCATGGAAGGCGAGTCCGAACGCAAGATGGATCTCCGTCAGGAGTATCTGCCCGGATTTGAGGACGAAGAGGACGATTGGACTCCCCCGAACATGGAGGATGCATAA
- the dsrM gene encoding sulfate reduction electron transfer complex DsrMKJOP subunit DsrM: MNALYSLLFVFLLVLIPLFGVDAAHLRTFFGVCIPTTAFIIFVVGFIYKVIIWGRSAVPFRIPTTGGQFKSFDPKLFPQNKLDCPQTGAQTFFRMVLEVFAFRSLFRNTAVSLHQGKDHPIVAYKSSKWLWLFAITFHYSFFIIALRHLRLFLEPVPFFVNGLDFVDGLLQIGAPTMYLTDLGLLAGVLLLLGRRLINSRINYISYASDFFPLFLILAIALSGIYMRYYAKVDVIAIKELTMGLMTFNYVVSDVIGVSFFIHVFLVSCLMAYFPFSKLMHFPGVFLSPTRNLPNDSRAKHHVNPWNDPNIKAHAYADYEKQFGVPMAEVGLPLDNPENGKAPEEEA, translated from the coding sequence ATGAATGCTCTTTACTCACTTCTGTTCGTCTTTCTCCTGGTGTTGATCCCGTTGTTTGGGGTTGATGCGGCACATCTGAGGACTTTCTTCGGTGTCTGTATCCCGACAACGGCTTTCATCATCTTTGTCGTCGGCTTTATTTATAAAGTCATAATCTGGGGTCGTTCGGCCGTGCCGTTTCGCATCCCCACAACCGGTGGTCAGTTCAAGTCTTTTGACCCCAAGCTGTTCCCGCAGAACAAGCTGGACTGTCCCCAGACCGGCGCTCAGACTTTTTTCCGTATGGTGCTTGAAGTCTTCGCGTTCCGGTCTTTGTTCAGGAACACCGCAGTGTCCCTGCACCAAGGAAAGGATCATCCCATTGTTGCTTACAAATCCAGTAAGTGGCTGTGGCTCTTTGCCATCACTTTCCATTATTCTTTTTTCATTATAGCCCTGCGACACCTTCGCCTGTTCCTTGAGCCGGTTCCGTTCTTCGTGAATGGTCTCGATTTCGTGGACGGTCTCTTGCAGATAGGTGCTCCGACCATGTATTTGACCGACCTCGGTCTGCTGGCTGGTGTGCTTTTGCTCTTGGGTCGCAGACTGATTAATTCCAGGATCAACTACATCTCGTATGCATCGGACTTTTTTCCGTTGTTCCTGATCCTGGCTATCGCCCTGTCGGGCATCTACATGCGCTACTACGCTAAGGTCGACGTTATCGCGATCAAGGAACTGACCATGGGGCTGATGACGTTTAACTACGTTGTCTCCGATGTGATCGGTGTTTCCTTCTTCATTCACGTCTTCCTGGTCAGTTGCCTCATGGCGTACTTCCCGTTCAGCAAGCTTATGCACTTTCCCGGTGTCTTCCTGTCTCCGACACGGAACCTGCCGAACGATTCGCGTGCCAAGCATCATGTGAACCCCTGGAATGATCCTAACATCAAGGCCCATGCCTACGCGGACTACGAGAAGCAATTCGGTGTCCCCATGGCCGAGGTTGGTCTGCCGCTCGACAATCCCGAGAATGGCAAGGCCCCCGAGGAAGAGGCTTAG
- a CDS encoding RsbRD N-terminal domain-containing protein, whose protein sequence is MTFESVLAERKAELATKWAELVLKTYPTETQKVWTKQKDRFQNPVGAAIIEATGELFDQLIEWQDAEVIAKSLDKLIRIRAVQDFTPSQALSFVFLLKKLLRDEFFKAMKKDGTLDNLLRFEAKIDNLAMMSFDIYAKSRDEVFRFRVDEVKRAQSSLLRKAGMIVDVTTETSVD, encoded by the coding sequence ATGACATTTGAATCCGTACTGGCCGAACGTAAGGCCGAACTGGCGACAAAGTGGGCGGAACTAGTCCTTAAGACATATCCGACCGAAACACAGAAAGTTTGGACTAAACAAAAAGATCGATTTCAAAACCCCGTGGGGGCTGCCATCATCGAGGCAACCGGGGAACTGTTCGATCAATTGATTGAATGGCAAGATGCAGAGGTAATTGCTAAAAGCCTGGATAAGCTCATACGTATCAGAGCGGTACAGGATTTCACCCCCTCGCAGGCTCTCAGTTTTGTTTTTTTGCTGAAAAAACTTCTTCGTGACGAGTTTTTCAAGGCAATGAAAAAAGATGGGACACTTGATAACCTGTTGAGGTTTGAGGCTAAAATAGACAATTTGGCTATGATGTCTTTTGACATCTATGCCAAAAGTCGCGATGAGGTATTCCGGTTCCGCGTTGACGAGGTGAAACGCGCCCAGAGCAGCTTGCTCAGGAAGGCCGGAATGATTGTGGACGTTACGACCGAAACATCGGTCGATTAA